A segment of the Campylobacter showae CSUNSWCD genome:
ATTTGCTTGCCCGATTTTTCGCTCTTGCTCGTCTAGCGCCCGCATACGATAGATTCGCGCTCGCAGGCAAATTTATTAGTCCAAATTTGTCCCGCCCGCCGACTCGTCTTACAGCGCACCGAGCCGTAATATATTAAATTTTTATCCAAAAAAAAGTAGAATATCTCATCTTAAATTTAAGGAAAAATCCGTGTTGCAAGCATTAGCGCTTAGATATAGACCGCGAAATTTTAGCGAGCTCATAGGCCAGGAGGCCGTCAGCACCAGCCTCACGCACGCTCTGGACGAGAGTCGCCTCACCCACGCCTACCTTTTTTCGGGGCTTCGCGGCAGCGGCAAAACATCGAGCGCGAGGATATTTTCAAAAGCGCTGGTTTGCGATCACGGCCCGACTAGCCAGCCATGCGAGGAGTGCGCCAACTGCATCGCCGCAAACGAAGGCCGCCACATCGACATCATCGAGATGGACGCTGCCAGCCACCGCGGTATCGACGATATAAAGGGGCTCATCGAGCAGACCAAGTACGCTCCGGCGATCGCGCGCTTTAAGATTTTTATCATCGACGAGGTGCACATGCTCTCCACGCCCGCGTTTAACGCGCTGCTAAAGACGCTCGAGGAGCCGCCGCCCTACGTCAAATTTATCCTAGCCACGACCGATCCGCTCAAGCTCCCAGCCACGGTGCTATCGCGCACGCAGCATTTTAGATTTCGCCAGATCTCGCGCCCGGACGTCGTCGCGCATCTTGACTTTATCCTAAACCGCGAAAACGTCCCGCACGAAAAAGAGGCCCTCGAGATCCTCGCCCGTAGCGGCGCTGGCTCGCTGCGCGACACTCTCACGTTGCTAGATCAGGCCATCATCTATGCTAGGGGCGAGCTAACGCAAAGCGCCGTCGCGCAGATGTTGGGGCTGCTTGATCCGCAGCGCATAGAGGAGATACTCGCACTTGTTATGAGCGGCGATAAATCAGCTGTGAGCGCGGCGGTAGCGCAGCTGGAGAGTTACGATGCCGAAATGGTGATAGATGAGATAACGGCCAATCTAAAGGCAAATTTTCTCGCGCAAAGCCCGAAATACTCGCTGCTTTTATACGAGAGATTTTTTAGGATCCTATCGCAGGCGCGCTCGATGCTAAGTATCAGCAGCGACGGCGGATTCGTGCTTGGCGTGATGCTTTTTATGATGATCGAGGCGATCAATCTAAAATCGATCGACGAGATGATAGCCGTGGATGCGAGGGAAAAATTTGCGGATTCGCAAGGTCGCGCGGCTGATTTTGGCGGCTCCCGTTCGGCGTCAAATTTTGCTGGCGGACGAGGCGAAGCGGCTAAATCTGCGGCTCCTGCGCAGACTGGTCAAATTTCACCATCTATAGACGGATCGAATTTGACGGGCGCAAACGGGGCTAAACCCGTCTCGAAAAACAGCGCGACTGAGGGGCGAAATTTGAGCGCTCAGACTCTAGCCGGCTCGGCAAATTTAAATGCCAAGGCGCCGCAGGAGCCGGGCGGCCAAACCCGCGCCGCAAAAACTCCAAATCCCGCTTACGAAGCGTTTTTGGCCAAAATTTACGACCGTAGCTTTGATCTTGGTGAGTGTTTTAAAAACTGCATAGAGTTTTTGGAGTTTTCAGACGGCTGCATGAGCCTAGCCTCAAGCGCGGCGGGCGACGATCAGAAGCGGCTTCGCGATGGATCGAAAGTGATTTTGCAGATTTTGCGCAGCCTTTTTGGCGAGAGCGCAAAGATAAAGATAACTCCCAGGCAAAGCCCAGAAATAGGGGCGCAAGAGCAAAATGGTGCGGCAAATTTGGATGACGAGCGCGGTGGTGCGGCAAAATCTGAGAGCAATGAGGCGACGCCAAACCAGGCTGGCTCCAAAATTTACTCTGACGACACGCAAGAAAATTTAAATCAAAACGACCAAGTGCAAGAGCTCTCAAATTTGACGGGGAATTTATTTTCGGACGGTAGCGAGGAGAGGACGGCTACGCCCTCGGAGCAAAATTTAGACGCTAAATTTGAAAGCAGCGAGCAGGGTGAGCAAACGCAAAATTTGACGCAGCAAACGCAAACGGATATAAATGACGCGGCTCCGAGCACGCAAGCAAATAGCGACTCACCCA
Coding sequences within it:
- a CDS encoding DNA polymerase III subunit gamma/tau, coding for MQALALRYRPRNFSELIGQEAVSTSLTHALDESRLTHAYLFSGLRGSGKTSSARIFSKALVCDHGPTSQPCEECANCIAANEGRHIDIIEMDAASHRGIDDIKGLIEQTKYAPAIARFKIFIIDEVHMLSTPAFNALLKTLEEPPPYVKFILATTDPLKLPATVLSRTQHFRFRQISRPDVVAHLDFILNRENVPHEKEALEILARSGAGSLRDTLTLLDQAIIYARGELTQSAVAQMLGLLDPQRIEEILALVMSGDKSAVSAAVAQLESYDAEMVIDEITANLKANFLAQSPKYSLLLYERFFRILSQARSMLSISSDGGFVLGVMLFMMIEAINLKSIDEMIAVDAREKFADSQGRAADFGGSRSASNFAGGRGEAAKSAAPAQTGQISPSIDGSNLTGANGAKPVSKNSATEGRNLSAQTLAGSANLNAKAPQEPGGQTRAAKTPNPAYEAFLAKIYDRSFDLGECFKNCIEFLEFSDGCMSLASSAAGDDQKRLRDGSKVILQILRSLFGESAKIKITPRQSPEIGAQEQNGAANLDDERGGAAKSESNEATPNQAGSKIYSDDTQENLNQNDQVQELSNLTGNLFSDGSEERTATPSEQNLDAKFESSEQGEQTQNLTQQTQTDINDAAPSTQANSDSPSDKTTPLNLNENESNLTRSSQTNLKHPAEPKFAPDFESMRDDTHDFNEAYSLKFKSDDGTLAGADLAFLDDELRRLESQNTAKTEQKPIGTAKFNQNSAPQTAAFGEPPFDPDDVSEMFSEAAEYDDGLFERDANEPANADARQNLDTTNLIGDEFQSESNFDDSSSSETNLNAQNPTSNLAAKTQADPKAAKNQAVLKEAKRLFGEPEILEI